A genomic region of Streptomyces diastaticus subsp. diastaticus contains the following coding sequences:
- a CDS encoding NAD-dependent epimerase/dehydratase family protein, which translates to MAPKLTRSDWRRALVTGGAGFLGSHLCERLLDAGAEVDCADNLLSGDLGNVAHLTGRPGFRFVECDLASPGCAEELPGPYDLVLHFACPASPVDYLRYPLETLDAGSGGTRHALSLTERDGARFLLASTSEVYGDPLVHPQREDYWGNVNPVGPRSVYDESKRFAEALVTAHASVRGTDAGIVRIFNTYGPRMRTHDGRAVPTFVRQALAGQPVTVAGDGSQTRSLCFVDDTVDGVLLVAASRSVRPVNIGGSDEVTVREIAEKVVELTGSRSTLVFVDRPVDDPERRRPDTALARELLGWEPVVGWEEGLKRTIAHFAGAPGTGTGPAPLADRSGA; encoded by the coding sequence ATGGCACCGAAGCTCACGCGCAGCGACTGGCGTCGCGCCCTGGTGACCGGCGGCGCCGGATTCCTCGGTTCCCACCTGTGCGAACGGCTGCTCGACGCGGGTGCGGAGGTCGACTGCGCCGACAACCTGCTCTCCGGCGACCTGGGCAACGTCGCCCACCTGACCGGGCGCCCCGGCTTCCGGTTCGTCGAGTGCGACCTCGCCTCCCCGGGATGCGCCGAGGAGCTGCCCGGCCCCTACGACCTCGTCCTGCACTTCGCCTGCCCGGCGTCCCCGGTCGACTATCTGCGGTACCCGCTGGAGACTCTGGACGCCGGCAGCGGCGGCACCCGCCACGCGCTCTCCCTGACCGAGCGGGACGGCGCCCGGTTCCTGCTCGCCTCGACCTCCGAGGTGTACGGCGACCCACTGGTCCACCCGCAGCGCGAGGACTACTGGGGCAACGTCAACCCGGTCGGCCCCCGCAGCGTGTACGACGAGTCGAAACGCTTCGCCGAGGCCCTGGTGACCGCGCACGCGAGCGTCCGCGGCACCGACGCGGGCATCGTGCGCATCTTCAACACCTACGGCCCCCGGATGCGCACCCACGACGGCCGCGCCGTGCCGACCTTCGTCCGCCAGGCGCTGGCCGGTCAGCCGGTCACGGTGGCGGGGGACGGCAGCCAGACGCGGTCACTGTGCTTCGTGGACGACACCGTGGACGGCGTGCTGCTGGTGGCCGCGAGCCGCTCGGTGCGGCCGGTGAACATCGGCGGGAGCGACGAGGTGACGGTCCGGGAGATCGCCGAGAAGGTCGTGGAACTGACCGGCTCCCGCTCGACCCTCGTCTTCGTCGACCGCCCGGTGGACGACCCGGAGCGCAGGCGGCCCGACACCGCGCTCGCCCGTGAGCTGCTCGGCTGGGAGCCGGTGGTCGGCTGGGAGGAGGGGCTCAAGCGCACGATCGCGCACTTCGCGGGGGCTCCCGGCACCGGCACCGGGCCCGCCCCCCTCGCCGACCGGAGCGGCGCCTGA
- a CDS encoding carbamoyltransferase family protein: MRILGVNALFHDPACALVVDGRVVAAAEEERFSRRKHGKRPLPFSAWELPELSARWCLEQAGLTPADLDAVAYSYDPGLSAPADELGLDDPWDWLRQDYARQAPGFLAEALPGLAPGKVRFVPHHMAHAASAGMAGPHRDSAVLVLDGRGECGAYLAGHYRDRELTVLATQDLPDSVGLFYEDLTEHLGFLRSSDEFKVMALASYGTPRFADRIRSYARPEGNGRFRARPVPWREFTPRRGPGEPWTRDHADLAASAQQCLEETVLGLARWLHEQTGEAALTFAGGVALNCVANTRLYREGPFREVWVQPAAGDAGTAVGAALHVAREKEPVGPMPTPALGRGWSDEELRQWLETAAVPYEEPADIAAVVAEELARDGVVAWFQGRSEFGPRALGHRSLLAHPGRAANLERLNAVKGREEFRPVAPMVLAERAAEIFSGGPLPSPYMLFVHEVAEEWRERVPAVVHVDGTARVQTVDAREEPLVARMLTAFEERTGLPVVVNTSLNTAGRPMVDDPRDALECFGSAPVDLLALGPFAVRRGRFFG; the protein is encoded by the coding sequence ATGCGCATTCTCGGAGTCAACGCCCTCTTCCACGATCCCGCCTGCGCCCTGGTCGTCGACGGCCGGGTGGTGGCCGCCGCCGAGGAGGAGCGGTTCAGCCGCCGCAAGCACGGCAAGCGCCCGCTGCCCTTCTCCGCCTGGGAGCTCCCGGAGCTGTCCGCCCGCTGGTGCCTGGAACAGGCCGGGCTGACCCCGGCGGACCTGGACGCGGTGGCCTACTCCTACGACCCGGGGCTCTCGGCACCGGCCGACGAGCTGGGCCTGGACGACCCCTGGGACTGGCTGCGGCAGGACTACGCCCGGCAGGCCCCCGGCTTCCTCGCCGAGGCGCTTCCGGGGCTGGCTCCCGGCAAGGTCCGCTTCGTCCCCCACCACATGGCGCACGCCGCGTCGGCCGGCATGGCGGGCCCGCACCGGGACAGCGCGGTGCTGGTCCTCGACGGGCGGGGCGAGTGCGGGGCGTACCTCGCCGGGCACTACCGGGACCGGGAGCTGACCGTCCTCGCCACGCAGGACCTGCCGGACTCGGTCGGCCTCTTCTACGAGGACCTGACGGAACACCTGGGCTTCCTGCGCAGCAGCGACGAGTTCAAGGTCATGGCCCTGGCCTCGTACGGCACGCCGCGCTTCGCCGACCGCATCCGGAGCTACGCGCGTCCCGAGGGGAACGGCCGGTTCCGGGCGCGTCCCGTGCCCTGGCGGGAGTTCACCCCGCGCCGGGGGCCGGGCGAGCCGTGGACGCGGGACCACGCGGACCTGGCCGCCAGCGCCCAGCAGTGCCTGGAGGAGACGGTGCTGGGGCTGGCCCGGTGGCTGCACGAGCAGACCGGTGAGGCGGCGCTGACCTTCGCCGGCGGCGTGGCCCTCAACTGCGTGGCCAACACCCGGCTGTACCGCGAGGGGCCGTTCCGCGAGGTGTGGGTGCAGCCGGCGGCCGGGGACGCGGGGACCGCCGTCGGAGCGGCGCTGCACGTGGCGCGGGAGAAGGAGCCGGTCGGCCCGATGCCGACCCCGGCGCTGGGCCGCGGCTGGAGCGACGAGGAGCTGCGGCAGTGGCTGGAGACCGCGGCCGTCCCCTACGAGGAGCCCGCGGACATCGCGGCCGTGGTCGCCGAGGAGCTGGCCCGGGACGGGGTGGTCGCCTGGTTCCAGGGACGGTCGGAGTTCGGGCCCCGGGCGCTCGGCCACCGCTCGCTCCTGGCCCACCCCGGCCGGGCCGCCAACCTGGAACGGCTCAACGCCGTGAAGGGCCGGGAGGAGTTCCGGCCGGTGGCCCCGATGGTGCTGGCCGAGCGGGCGGCGGAGATCTTCTCCGGTGGTCCGCTGCCCAGTCCCTACATGCTCTTCGTGCACGAGGTGGCCGAGGAGTGGCGCGAGCGCGTACCGGCGGTCGTGCACGTCGACGGCACCGCCCGGGTCCAGACCGTGGACGCCCGCGAGGAACCGCTGGTGGCACGGATGCTCACCGCGTTCGAGGAGCGCACCGGGCTGCCGGTGGTGGTGAACACCAGCCTGAACACCGCGGGCCGCCCCATGGTCGACGATCCCCGCGACGCCCTGGAGTGCTTCGGCTCGGCCCCGGTCGACCTGCTGGCACTGGGGCCGTTCGCGGTCCGTCGGGGGAGGTTCTTCGGATGA
- a CDS encoding glycosyltransferase family 2 protein translates to MSVADPRQVRGDGGTGAPDAPAYAVVVPTIGRECLADCLAALATADGPPPVEVVVVDDRPEPGDELPLAAAGVLRDRLRVRATHGAGPAAARNAGLREAGAPWVVFLDDDVRVDADWRRRLAADLAAASPATGGVQGRLVVPLPEDRRPTDWERGTAGLADASWATADMAYRADALRAVGGFDERFRRAFREDADLALRVLGAGWELRRGARTTRHPVRPAGPWVSVRAQRGNADDVLMTRLHGRDWWTRARAPKGRFPGHLLVTAAAAAVSLCLLTGHRRPAALAASLWALGTAEFTAARLRGGPWTAREVATMAATSVLIPPLAVGHRLAGTARHRGARPWQGAP, encoded by the coding sequence ATGAGCGTGGCCGATCCCCGGCAGGTACGGGGCGACGGGGGCACCGGTGCGCCGGACGCCCCGGCGTACGCCGTCGTCGTGCCGACCATCGGCCGGGAGTGCCTGGCCGACTGCCTGGCGGCGCTGGCGACGGCGGACGGGCCGCCGCCCGTCGAGGTCGTCGTCGTGGACGACCGGCCGGAGCCGGGCGACGAACTGCCGCTCGCCGCCGCCGGGGTGCTTCGCGACCGGCTGCGGGTGCGGGCGACCCACGGCGCGGGCCCGGCCGCCGCCCGCAACGCCGGGCTGCGCGAGGCCGGCGCCCCCTGGGTGGTCTTCCTCGACGACGACGTACGGGTGGACGCGGACTGGCGGCGCCGGCTGGCGGCCGACCTCGCGGCGGCCTCCCCGGCGACCGGCGGGGTCCAGGGGCGGCTGGTGGTGCCGCTGCCCGAGGACCGGCGGCCCACCGACTGGGAGCGCGGGACGGCGGGCCTCGCCGACGCCTCCTGGGCCACCGCCGACATGGCCTACCGGGCCGACGCGCTGCGGGCGGTGGGCGGGTTCGACGAACGGTTCCGCCGGGCGTTCCGGGAGGACGCCGACCTGGCGCTGCGGGTACTGGGCGCCGGCTGGGAACTGCGCCGGGGCGCGCGCACCACCCGTCACCCCGTCCGGCCCGCCGGCCCGTGGGTCTCGGTACGGGCCCAGCGCGGCAACGCCGACGACGTGCTGATGACGCGGCTGCACGGCCGCGACTGGTGGACGCGGGCCCGCGCCCCGAAGGGCAGGTTCCCCGGGCACCTCCTCGTCACCGCCGCCGCGGCCGCCGTCTCCCTCTGCCTGCTCACGGGCCACCGGCGCCCCGCCGCGCTGGCGGCCTCGCTGTGGGCGCTGGGCACGGCCGAGTTCACCGCGGCCCGGCTGCGGGGCGGCCCGTGGACGGCCCGGGAGGTCGCGACCATGGCGGCCACCAGCGTGCTGATCCCACCGCTGGCCGTCGGCCACCGGCTCGCCGGAACGGCCCGCCACCGCGGCGCCCGGCCCTGGCAGGGCGCCCCGTGA
- a CDS encoding D-glycero-alpha-D-manno-heptose-1,7-bisphosphate 7-phosphatase, with translation MTPPAGPPGAPAEGAQVWDAVLFDRDDTLVVDVPYNADPARVRLMPGAREAVGLLRERGVATGVVSNQSGVGRGLLTPGDVRRVNRRADALLGGLDVWVFCPHAPGEGCACRKPAPGLVLRAARRLGVAPERCAVVGDIGADVAAARAAGARGVLVPTARTLAEEVAAAPHTAPDLLSAVRELLAAVRPERVAARPARPGGEAR, from the coding sequence GTGACGCCCCCCGCCGGTCCGCCGGGGGCCCCGGCCGAGGGCGCTCAGGTGTGGGACGCCGTCCTCTTCGACCGGGACGACACCCTGGTGGTGGACGTCCCCTACAACGCCGACCCGGCCCGGGTCCGGCTCATGCCCGGCGCCCGGGAGGCGGTGGGGCTGCTCCGGGAACGCGGGGTGGCGACCGGCGTCGTCAGCAACCAGTCCGGGGTCGGGCGAGGCCTGCTCACCCCGGGCGACGTACGCCGGGTCAACCGGCGCGCCGACGCCCTGCTCGGCGGGCTCGACGTGTGGGTCTTCTGCCCGCACGCCCCCGGCGAGGGGTGCGCCTGCCGCAAACCCGCCCCCGGGCTCGTCCTGCGGGCGGCGCGGCGCCTCGGTGTGGCTCCGGAGCGGTGCGCGGTCGTCGGGGACATCGGAGCGGACGTCGCGGCCGCGCGGGCCGCGGGGGCGCGCGGCGTGCTGGTGCCGACCGCGCGGACCCTGGCCGAGGAGGTCGCGGCGGCCCCGCACACCGCGCCCGACCTGCTGAGCGCGGTCCGGGAACTGCTGGCCGCCGTCCGTCCGGAGCGGGTTGCGGCCCGGCCGGCGCGGCCCGGAGGGGAGGCCCGGTGA
- a CDS encoding glycosyltransferase family 9 protein: MRALVARLDSFGDVLLAGPAVRAVAAAADQVTFWCGPRGEPAARLLPGVDDVLVWEAPWEGVRPPAVDPAAVRAMTDRLRAGGYDTALVLTSFHQSPLPAALLLRLAGVGRVGADSTDHPGSLLDVRHRRLPGRHEAEAALDTAGAMGFALPPGDDGALRVNPPPDTVPLTGNGPYIVVHPGASVPARTWSAERCAEAVALLADAGHRVVVTGGTEERRLTRYVSGDVAVDLGGRTAPRVLAGVLRGAEAVVCGNTGPAHLAAAVGTPVVSLFAPVVPAERWGPYRVPAVLLGDQGAPCAGTRARDCPVPGHPCLEQVTAADVVRSVQKLLKEAE, translated from the coding sequence GTGAGAGCGCTCGTGGCACGGCTCGACAGCTTCGGTGACGTCCTGCTGGCCGGCCCCGCCGTACGGGCGGTGGCGGCCGCGGCCGACCAGGTGACGTTCTGGTGCGGCCCGCGGGGCGAACCGGCCGCCCGGCTGCTGCCGGGCGTCGACGACGTCCTGGTGTGGGAGGCGCCGTGGGAGGGCGTGCGGCCCCCGGCGGTGGACCCGGCGGCCGTGCGGGCGATGACGGACCGGCTGCGCGCGGGCGGGTACGACACGGCGCTGGTGCTGACCTCCTTCCACCAGAGCCCGCTGCCGGCCGCGTTGCTGCTGCGGCTGGCCGGCGTGGGCCGCGTCGGCGCGGACAGCACCGACCACCCCGGCAGCCTGCTGGACGTCCGGCACCGCCGGCTGCCCGGCCGGCACGAGGCCGAGGCCGCCCTGGACACCGCCGGGGCGATGGGGTTCGCCCTGCCCCCGGGCGACGACGGCGCGCTGCGGGTGAACCCGCCGCCGGACACCGTGCCGCTCACCGGCAACGGGCCGTACATCGTGGTGCACCCGGGCGCCAGCGTCCCGGCGCGGACCTGGAGCGCGGAACGGTGTGCCGAGGCGGTGGCGCTGCTGGCCGACGCGGGCCACCGGGTCGTGGTGACCGGCGGTACGGAGGAGCGGCGGCTGACCCGGTACGTCAGCGGGGACGTCGCCGTGGACCTCGGCGGCCGTACGGCTCCCCGCGTGCTCGCCGGAGTGCTGCGCGGGGCCGAGGCCGTGGTCTGCGGCAACACCGGACCGGCCCACCTGGCGGCCGCCGTGGGCACCCCCGTCGTCTCGCTGTTCGCCCCGGTCGTCCCGGCTGAGCGCTGGGGGCCCTACCGGGTTCCGGCCGTGCTGCTGGGCGACCAGGGGGCGCCGTGCGCGGGGACCCGCGCCCGTGACTGCCCGGTGCCCGGCCACCCGTGCCTGGAGCAGGTCACGGCGGCCGATGTCGTGCGGTCCGTGCAGAAGCTGCTGAAGGAGGCGGAATGA
- a CDS encoding glycosyltransferase produces MNILIWHVHGSWTTSFVQGPHGYLVPVLPGRGPDGRGRAQTWQWPATVREVVPERLREEQIDLMVLQRPHEAELAERWTGRVPGRDVPAVYVEHNAPDGSPERTRHPLAGRSDIPVVHVTHFNRLMWDCGRAPTTVVEHGVVDPGPLWSGEVERAAVVVNEPVRRGRTTGTDLLPSFAETVPLDVFGMGTGGLAGHLGLPADRCRAQDLPQSELHAAMARRRLYLHPVRWTSLGLSLLEAMFLGMPVVALDTTEARDAVPQEAGAVSNRPEVLRDAVRGLLADHGLARAAGEAARAAALDRYGLRRFLDDWDRLMKEVAR; encoded by the coding sequence ATGAACATCTTGATCTGGCATGTGCACGGGTCCTGGACGACCTCGTTCGTCCAGGGGCCGCACGGCTACCTCGTCCCGGTCCTGCCCGGCCGGGGCCCCGACGGCCGTGGCCGGGCGCAGACCTGGCAGTGGCCCGCCACGGTCCGCGAGGTCGTCCCGGAGCGGCTGCGCGAGGAGCAGATCGACCTGATGGTGCTCCAGCGCCCGCACGAGGCGGAGCTGGCGGAACGGTGGACCGGGCGGGTGCCGGGCCGCGACGTGCCCGCCGTGTACGTGGAGCACAACGCGCCGGACGGCTCGCCTGAGCGCACCCGCCATCCGCTGGCCGGGCGGTCGGACATCCCGGTCGTGCACGTCACGCACTTCAACCGCCTCATGTGGGACTGCGGCCGCGCCCCGACGACGGTGGTGGAGCACGGCGTCGTCGACCCCGGTCCGCTGTGGAGCGGCGAGGTCGAACGGGCCGCGGTCGTCGTGAACGAGCCGGTGCGCCGGGGCCGCACGACCGGCACGGACCTGCTGCCGTCGTTCGCCGAGACGGTGCCGCTGGACGTCTTCGGGATGGGGACCGGGGGGCTGGCCGGCCACCTGGGCCTGCCCGCCGACCGCTGCCGCGCCCAGGACCTCCCGCAGAGCGAGTTGCACGCGGCGATGGCCCGGCGGCGGCTGTACCTGCACCCGGTGCGCTGGACCTCCCTCGGGCTGTCGCTCCTGGAGGCCATGTTCCTGGGCATGCCGGTGGTCGCCCTGGACACCACCGAGGCGCGGGACGCCGTCCCCCAGGAGGCGGGCGCCGTCTCGAACCGGCCGGAGGTGCTGCGCGACGCGGTGCGCGGGCTGCTCGCCGACCACGGCCTGGCGCGGGCGGCGGGCGAGGCGGCCCGGGCCGCGGCACTCGACCGGTACGGGCTCCGGCGGTTCCTGGACGACTGGGACCGGCTCATGAAGGAGGTCGCGCGATGA
- a CDS encoding glycosyltransferase codes for MRQPRRTPRRVAMVSEHASPLAALGGADAGGQNVYVARLAGELARRGHEVTVYTRRDDESLPPRVAAGGFTVEHVAAGPPGPVPKDELLPFMPAFGERLARDWTARPPDVVHAHFWMSGTAALAGAQGPGVPVVQTFHALGTVKRRHQGPADTSPPGRIATEAELGRLCRTVLATCADEVRELLAMGVPSHRVAVVPCGVDTDHFSPVAGVPAGGPGSPRTLLAVGRLVPRKGFDRAIRALRHLPDTHLLVAGGPHASLLFADPEAERLRKIAAECEVADRVTLLGAVPHAQMPALLSRADLVLSLPQYEPFGIVPIEAMSCGAPVVATAVGGQLDTVVDQVTGAHVPGRPEGSGPDGDRFLVRVVRDLLDDPARLARYGAAGRRRALDHYTWDRVADGVARVYEGAMAAPPLSEAAR; via the coding sequence ATGAGGCAGCCCCGAAGGACGCCGCGGCGCGTCGCGATGGTCTCGGAGCACGCCAGTCCGCTGGCGGCGCTCGGCGGGGCGGACGCGGGCGGCCAGAACGTCTACGTGGCACGGCTCGCCGGGGAACTGGCCCGCCGGGGCCACGAGGTGACCGTCTACACGCGGCGCGACGACGAGAGCCTGCCGCCCCGGGTCGCGGCCGGCGGCTTCACCGTCGAGCACGTGGCGGCGGGCCCGCCCGGCCCTGTCCCGAAGGACGAGTTGCTGCCGTTCATGCCCGCCTTCGGCGAGCGTCTGGCCCGGGACTGGACGGCCCGTCCGCCGGACGTGGTGCACGCCCACTTCTGGATGTCCGGCACGGCGGCGCTGGCCGGGGCCCAGGGGCCGGGCGTGCCGGTCGTGCAGACGTTCCACGCGCTCGGCACGGTCAAGCGGCGCCACCAGGGGCCCGCCGACACCAGCCCGCCCGGGCGGATCGCCACCGAGGCCGAGCTGGGCCGGCTGTGCCGGACCGTGCTCGCGACCTGCGCCGACGAGGTCCGCGAACTGCTGGCGATGGGGGTGCCGTCGCACCGGGTGGCCGTGGTGCCCTGCGGCGTGGACACCGACCACTTCTCCCCGGTCGCCGGTGTGCCCGCCGGCGGCCCCGGCTCCCCGCGCACTCTGCTGGCCGTCGGCCGGCTGGTGCCGCGCAAGGGCTTCGACCGGGCGATTCGGGCGCTGCGGCACCTCCCCGACACCCACCTGCTCGTCGCGGGCGGCCCCCACGCGTCCCTGCTCTTCGCCGACCCGGAGGCCGAGCGGCTGCGGAAGATCGCCGCGGAGTGCGAGGTGGCCGACCGGGTGACCCTGCTGGGCGCCGTGCCGCACGCGCAGATGCCCGCGCTGCTCTCCCGGGCCGACCTGGTGCTGTCGCTCCCGCAGTACGAACCCTTCGGCATCGTGCCGATCGAGGCGATGTCCTGCGGGGCGCCGGTGGTGGCGACGGCCGTCGGGGGCCAGCTCGACACGGTCGTCGACCAGGTCACCGGTGCGCACGTGCCGGGCCGGCCGGAGGGTTCGGGACCGGACGGCGACCGCTTCCTCGTCCGGGTCGTCCGCGACCTGCTGGACGACCCCGCCCGCCTGGCGCGGTACGGCGCGGCCGGGCGGCGCCGGGCACTGGACCACTACACCTGGGACCGGGTGGCCGACGGTGTCGCCCGGGTGTACGAAGGAGCCATGGCGGCTCCCCCGCTCTCGGAGGCAGCTCGATGA
- a CDS encoding D-sedoheptulose-7-phosphate isomerase, which yields MKPGIDAHPRTPQPAGTDDRHCDELLTALAAFRRSAPLLHRWGGTLAQALGSGARLLVAGNGGSAAQAQHLTAELVGRYRDDRPAYSALALHADTSSTTAIANDYGVQEVFARQVRAHGRAGDVLMLLSTSGASANLLAAAEQARGAGMAVWALTGPAPNPLEAVCDEALCVDAPVSATVQELHLVAVHMLCESFDRAVELTAGPAAVVEAPPADTGLTGTEAGQ from the coding sequence ATGAAACCGGGTATCGACGCACATCCCCGCACCCCGCAGCCGGCCGGGACCGACGACCGGCACTGCGACGAACTCCTCACGGCCCTGGCGGCGTTCCGCCGCTCGGCGCCGCTGCTCCACCGCTGGGGCGGCACGCTCGCCCAGGCCCTCGGCAGCGGCGCGCGCCTGCTCGTCGCGGGCAACGGCGGCAGCGCCGCGCAGGCCCAGCACCTGACGGCGGAACTGGTGGGCCGCTACCGCGACGACCGGCCGGCCTACTCGGCACTGGCCCTGCACGCCGACACCTCCTCGACGACGGCCATCGCCAACGACTACGGCGTGCAGGAGGTCTTCGCACGGCAGGTCAGGGCGCACGGCCGGGCCGGCGACGTGCTGATGCTCCTGTCCACCAGCGGGGCCAGCGCCAACCTGCTGGCCGCCGCCGAGCAGGCGCGCGGCGCCGGGATGGCGGTGTGGGCGCTGACCGGCCCGGCACCCAACCCGCTGGAGGCCGTGTGCGACGAGGCGCTCTGCGTGGACGCTCCCGTCTCGGCGACCGTCCAGGAACTGCATCTGGTCGCGGTCCACATGCTCTGCGAGTCCTTCGACCGGGCGGTGGAGCTCACCGCCGGCCCGGCCGCGGTGGTGGAGGCGCCGCCCGCGGACACCGGCCTGACGGGGACGGAGGCCGGGCAGTGA
- the rfaE2 gene encoding D-glycero-beta-D-manno-heptose 1-phosphate adenylyltransferase, whose protein sequence is MTARAPLVVVGDALLDEDVHGRVERLAPDAPVPVVSGARAVRRPGGAALAARLAARDGREVTLVTALGADPASRAVRELLAGSVRLVELPLSGTLPRKTRVLGADRPLLRLDEGDGRAGEATEEARSVVRAARGLLVADYGRGAADVLRAGLERAAARTPVVWDPHPRGGPPVPGTRLVTPSAAEAAGFARRLTDDPPHGSAPSGPGTLERAVRDAGLLLDAWGAAAVAVTLGERGALLTHGETPLFVPAAVSAHGDACGAGDRFAATAAGLLADEALPEEAVRAAVAAATRYVAEGGAASVVADGRPETASAPPGARELAERVRARGGTVAAAGGCFDLLHAGHVALLEAARRTGDCLIVCLNSDASVRRRKGPGRPLVEAADRMRVLNALECVDAVAVFDEDTPERLLGELRPHIWAKGGDYARSALPETRLVESWGGQVLLLPYLDGRSTTTLAERAARPPAPAPEGTP, encoded by the coding sequence GTGACGGCGCGCGCGCCGCTGGTGGTGGTCGGGGACGCGCTGCTCGACGAGGACGTGCACGGCCGGGTGGAACGGCTGGCGCCCGACGCCCCCGTGCCGGTGGTCAGCGGCGCCCGAGCGGTGCGGCGGCCGGGCGGCGCGGCGCTCGCCGCCCGGCTCGCCGCCCGGGACGGCCGGGAGGTCACCCTCGTCACCGCCCTGGGCGCCGACCCGGCCTCGCGGGCGGTCCGGGAACTGCTCGCCGGGTCGGTGCGGCTGGTCGAACTGCCGCTCTCGGGCACGCTCCCCCGCAAGACCCGGGTACTGGGCGCGGACCGCCCGCTGCTCCGCCTCGACGAGGGCGACGGCCGGGCCGGGGAGGCCACGGAGGAGGCCCGCTCGGTGGTACGCGCCGCCCGGGGCCTGCTCGTGGCGGACTACGGCCGGGGCGCCGCCGACGTCCTGCGGGCCGGACTGGAGCGGGCGGCCGCCCGTACGCCGGTCGTCTGGGACCCGCACCCGCGCGGTGGCCCGCCCGTTCCCGGGACCCGGCTGGTGACGCCCTCCGCGGCCGAGGCCGCCGGCTTCGCTCGCCGCCTCACCGACGACCCGCCGCACGGCTCAGCCCCTTCGGGCCCGGGGACGCTGGAGCGGGCCGTCCGGGACGCCGGGCTGCTGCTCGACGCCTGGGGTGCCGCCGCCGTCGCCGTGACCCTCGGCGAGCGGGGGGCGCTGCTGACCCACGGGGAGACGCCGCTGTTCGTCCCGGCGGCGGTGTCCGCGCACGGTGACGCCTGCGGTGCGGGCGACCGGTTCGCGGCGACCGCCGCCGGGCTGCTGGCGGACGAGGCCCTGCCCGAGGAGGCGGTCCGCGCCGCCGTGGCGGCCGCCACCCGTTACGTCGCGGAGGGCGGTGCGGCGTCGGTCGTCGCCGACGGCCGGCCGGAGACGGCGTCCGCGCCGCCGGGCGCCCGCGAACTGGCCGAGCGGGTACGGGCCCGGGGTGGCACGGTGGCCGCCGCGGGCGGCTGCTTCGACCTGCTGCACGCCGGGCACGTGGCGCTCCTGGAGGCCGCCCGCCGTACCGGCGACTGCCTCATCGTCTGCCTCAACTCGGACGCCTCCGTCCGCCGCCGCAAGGGCCCCGGCAGGCCGCTGGTGGAGGCGGCCGACCGGATGCGTGTCCTCAACGCCCTGGAGTGCGTGGACGCCGTCGCCGTCTTCGACGAGGACACCCCGGAGCGGCTGCTGGGCGAACTGCGCCCGCACATCTGGGCCAAGGGCGGCGACTACGCCCGGTCGGCGCTGCCGGAGACCCGGCTCGTGGAGAGCTGGGGCGGCCAGGTGCTGCTCCTGCCCTATCTGGACGGGCGGTCCACCACCACGCTGGCCGAACGGGCCGCGCGCCCGCCCGCACCCGCGCCGGAGGGTACGCCGTGA
- a CDS encoding glycosyltransferase family 9 protein, with protein sequence MSAAATGRPTVLVLRALGLGDLLAGVPALRALRRAFPGHRTVLAAPAALREAAAATGAVDALFPAAAPGRGVPDLRHWPGPPPELAVDLHGTGPLSRDALAALTPRRLLAYARPQGGAAGPRPRRSEHERERWCRLLRAHGVPADSGDLLLAAPPVASPAPDAVVLHPGADAVARCWPAERYAQVAATLAAEGHRVVLTGGPGEDALVAAVAGAAGIGPDHLFTGGLPFSRLSALIASARLVISGDTGPAHLAAAHAVPSVTLFGPVPPSAWGPPPRRRHAVLWHTGPPGDPHGTAPDPQLLRVTVDEVLTAARNRLPAAGAATPAADGEGSARVR encoded by the coding sequence GTGAGCGCCGCCGCGACCGGGCGGCCGACGGTGCTCGTCCTGCGGGCCCTGGGCCTGGGCGACCTGCTCGCCGGGGTGCCCGCGCTTCGCGCCCTGCGCCGCGCCTTCCCCGGCCACCGGACGGTCCTCGCCGCCCCCGCCGCGCTGCGGGAGGCGGCCGCCGCGACCGGCGCCGTGGACGCGCTGTTCCCCGCCGCCGCCCCGGGCCGCGGCGTGCCGGACCTGCGCCACTGGCCGGGCCCGCCCCCGGAACTCGCCGTCGACCTGCACGGCACCGGCCCGCTCAGCCGCGACGCGCTGGCCGCCCTGACGCCCCGGCGGCTGCTGGCGTACGCGCGGCCGCAGGGCGGCGCGGCGGGCCCCCGGCCGCGCCGCTCGGAGCACGAGCGGGAGCGCTGGTGCCGGCTGCTGCGGGCGCACGGTGTGCCGGCGGACAGCGGTGACCTGCTGCTGGCGGCGCCCCCGGTCGCCTCGCCCGCCCCGGACGCGGTGGTGCTGCATCCCGGCGCCGACGCCGTCGCCCGGTGCTGGCCCGCCGAGCGGTACGCCCAGGTCGCCGCCACGCTGGCCGCTGAGGGGCACCGGGTCGTCCTGACGGGCGGGCCGGGCGAGGACGCCCTGGTCGCCGCGGTGGCGGGCGCCGCGGGGATCGGCCCGGACCACCTGTTCACCGGCGGGCTGCCCTTCTCGCGGCTGTCGGCCCTGATCGCCTCGGCCCGGCTGGTGATCAGCGGCGACACCGGTCCCGCCCATCTCGCGGCGGCCCACGCGGTGCCCTCGGTCACCCTCTTCGGCCCGGTGCCGCCGAGCGCGTGGGGCCCGCCCCCTCGGCGGCGGCACGCGGTCCTGTGGCACACCGGCCCGCCCGGCGATCCGCACGGGACCGCCCCCGACCCGCAACTGCTGCGGGTCACCGTGGACGAGGTGCTGACCGCCGCCCGCAACCGCCTCCCGGCGGCCGGCGCCGCGACGCCGGCCGCGGACGGGGAAGGGAGCGCCCGTGTCCGCTGA